In Candidatus Rokuibacteriota bacterium, the DNA window CCACGCCCTTCGGCGTGGTCTCCCGCACCGCTGCCGCCACGCTGGGCATCCTGATGCTGGGCGCCGGCATCGTGGGATACCTCTGGGCGCCCACGCGGGTGTGGGAGCGGGTCGCGCTCCTCGCGGGCTCGGTGCTCCTCATCTTCCCCGGGCTCTGGGGAGATCTGCTCGGGGCGCTCGGCTTCCTGGGGGTGTGTGCCTCCCAGCGCCTCCGCCGTGCGGGAGCGCTCGGGCCCGCGGTCAGGACGGCAAGGAGGTAGCGATGGGCTTCATGGACCTGCGCCAGTGGATCGCCCGCCTCGAGAAGGAAGGAGAACTCCGCCGCATCACGGCGCCCGTGGACTGGGATCGCGAGATCGGCGCGATCACGCGGAAGGTCCTGGAGCGGAAGGGACCCGCGCTCCTCTTCGAGAACATCCGTGGATACGAGCAGGGGCGGTGCACCCGACTCTTCACCGGCGGCCTCGGCAGCAGAGGGCGGCTCGCCCTGGCCCTGGGCTTCCCGAGGGAAGCGCCCAACCGCGAGCTGGTTCAGTACGTGATGAAGAAGAACCGCGAGGCGATCCCGCCACGCGTGGTCCGCACGGGGCCGGTGAAGGAGGTCATCGTCAAGGGGGCGCACGCGGACCTCACCGAGTTCCCGGTCCCCAAGTGGCACTACCTGGAAGGCGGGCGGTACATCAACACTTTCTCGGGGATCGTCACGCGCGACCCGGACACGGGGGTCCAGAACGTCGGCATCTACCGGGGAATGATCGGCACGCGGAACACGATCCCCATGCTCCTCATCAAAGGAGGCCAGCACTGGGGCCAGCACTTCCTCAAGTACTCGAGCCGCGGCCAGCCCATGCCGGTAGCGTGCGTCATCGGCTGGGACCCGATCCTCCCGTTCATCGCCGGGAGCCCGATCCCCGCGGGCGTGTGTGAGTATGACGTGATGGGCGCCTACCGGGGGGAGCCCGCCGAGCTGGTCCGATGCGAGACCGTGGACTTGGACGTGCCAGCCAGCGCCGAGATCGTCATCGAGGGGCTCATCTCCGACGACGCGGCCACCTACGAGCTCGAGGGGCCCTTCGGCGAGTTCACAGGCTATGTCTCCGACCTACCCACGCCCCGACCGACGATTCGCGTGACCTGCGTCACGCACCGCAGCGAGCCGATCTTCC includes these proteins:
- a CDS encoding UbiD family decarboxylase → MGFMDLRQWIARLEKEGELRRITAPVDWDREIGAITRKVLERKGPALLFENIRGYEQGRCTRLFTGGLGSRGRLALALGFPREAPNRELVQYVMKKNREAIPPRVVRTGPVKEVIVKGAHADLTEFPVPKWHYLEGGRYINTFSGIVTRDPDTGVQNVGIYRGMIGTRNTIPMLLIKGGQHWGQHFLKYSSRGQPMPVACVIGWDPILPFIAGSPIPAGVCEYDVMGAYRGEPAELVRCETVDLDVPASAEIVIEGLISDDAATYELEGPFGEFTGYVSDLPTPRPTIRVTCVTHRSEPIFRGTLEGTLPGSFSENSVMSSVQRAAIALNILTGAGIPGIRDVYVHPITNGTNICIQIRKHYQGQPKQIAAALWGAGAAQFRYKNVIVVEEDIDISSYEQLDWAIAYRVNAGHGGLVVFPGIFGSPIDPSTPLVERDVNRLGSGLWNRLLVDATRNWEFERRAEWGGERFPPTVKPAPEDEQRVLERWKEYGLEGV